DNA sequence from the Patescibacteria group bacterium genome:
ACAAAAATAAGCTTATTGGATATTATTTATGATTTTTTTTAAAGAAATAAAAGCCCTAGGCACTGAAATAGAGGTTTATCTTCAAGATGAGCCAAAAAAGGATTTTGCGTCCGACTTTGCCGAGCTCGAAAAAGTTATCGTTGATTTTGAACAATCATTTAGCCGCTTTTTAGATAACAGTGAAATAAACCACCTAAATCAATCTGCGAACATTTTTTCTGCTAGTGATGAAATGATTAAAATCTTGCTTTTGGCAAAAAATTATTATCAAGAAACCGAGGGCATTTTTGATCCCACTATTCTGCAATCCTTGGAAGATCTTGGCTATAAAAAAAGTTTTCCCTTTAACGAACCGGGAGATGCCAACCATGATCAAAGTGAAATTAATTTTCAAAAAATAATTATCAACGAGAATGAAAAAATAATCTCCAAACCAAATAATCTTAAGATTGATTTGGGAGGTATCGGTAAGGGCTTTCTCGTCGATAAACTTGTAAACATAATCAGGGCTAAGGAATATAAAAATTTTTGGGTTTCTGCCGGTGGCGACATGTATCTTTACGGTCTCGCCGAAAATAATGAGCCGCATCAAATAGGCATTCAAAATCCGCTCGATTTGGAAAAAGACATTATTCACGTTCAAGTCCCGGAAAAAGGTTTAGCTATAGCTACTTCGGGCATAGCTAAAAGGCAGTGGATAAAGAACGGCCGAAGCTATCACCATCTCATTGACCCACGAACCGGATTATCGACCGATAATAACTTACTAGCCGTCACAATTGTCGCCAACACCGTCATTGAGGCTGATATTTTTGCTAAAACCGTTTTTATTCTTGGCCAAGAACAAGGCTTGAGTTTTATCAACGAATACAATGGCATTGAGGGCTTGCTCATTAATAAAGGCAATAAAATCATCCCATCGCAAAATATGTCTGATTATTTAATTAAAGGTTATAAATAAACAAGTCTAAATTTATCCAAAATAAAAACGACCGTTGACGGTCGTTTTTATTTAAGAAAATATTTTAATTTTTTTCATAATACTACCCATGGCATCTTCGGCAGCCATCACTATCGGATTCATAAACGGCCACGGCGTCAGACTAGGATGAGCAATATAATTAAACTTTAATAATTTTAAAATATGTAATTTCAGACCGATAGCGAAACTAGCTACTTCGGCTGACGGAATTACGCCACTCCCAAAGGCCTCGTAACCAACCAAGCGCATTGTCAGTCCGGCAAAAATCAACTTCACCTCCAGCGGTTGCACCTTCTTTAAATCACGATAGAGATCAGTTGAACTTGCTCGACCAATGGCCACAAATTTATATTTTTTTCGAGCTTCTTCTTCGGTTAAACCAACTGAGGCATAATCCTTGCCCAAAATCTTAAAAGCAAAGGCACCAGTTGAACCAGCATAAGCAATCGGATAACCAGCCATTTGATAACCAACAACTTTCGCCTGTTGGATTGCCGAACTCGCCAGGGAGCTGGGCTTGCTCTCACCAGTCACAGCCGACAAGGGCACACAACAATCGCCGCAAGCGTATATATTCTTGATATTAGTGCGCATCTTCTTGTCAACAAGAATACCAAACTTATTCGCTTTAATTCCCGTACCAGCAATTACCTCTAAATTAGGCTTAATGCCCGTCGCCATAATTACTAAATCTGCCTCCACAACCACCCTTTTGCCATTATGATTTATCTGAACTTTTTTTCGCTTCGCTTTTGTTTCCTTAATTTCAACGACCTCACTTTCAAATAAAACCTTAATGCCATTTGTCGTTAAGTTGTCAACAATCTTTTTGGCAAATTCTTGATCCGAAAGACCGGATGAGATATTATGTGCATACTCCACTAAATGAACATCTAGACCCTTGCTACGCAAAGCTCCGGCCATTTCCATGCCAATTACCCCCGCGCCAATCACCACCGCGCTTTGTGCTTTTTTGGCACCAGCTTGGATACCAGCAGCATCAGAACTAGTACGGACGGTGTAAACACCAGCTAAATCACTACCAGGAATTGGCAACTTCACAGGACTGGCGCCAGTCGAAATCACTAAATAATCATAGTCATAAGCTTTACCCACATCAGTTGTAACCTGTTTTTTGCGCACATCAATGCTAATGGCTTTTTCGTGCACAATATCAAATCCATATTCGGTAAACATACTTTCTGGCTGCACTGAAGCCTTGACCGTCGTCTCCCCCGTTAAAATATAAGGGGTGCTACAACGACAATAAATATCCGCCTCGTCTGAGAACACCGTAGTTTTAAATTTATTTTTTTTAAGTTGCGAAGCGACGATTAAACTAAACATACCGGCACCTCCACAACCAATAGCTAAGATTTTTTTCATTAAAGTTTTAAATTAGAATAAGGGCTAAGCGCCCTATATTTATAATAGCACAATTTTTAAAATTTGATAACAGAAAAGACCTCATGCCATTATTTTATAGCCAATATAAATCCCCAAAAAACCACCCAGGCCGCTAAAAATAATAGACGTCATCGAAAAACTACTCACCCCCCAAAGCATGGGGACATAAGAACCTCCATAGGAACCAATAGTCATTAACATCATAATAATTGTTTTCTTCATATAAAAATATTATTCATAAAAAGTTGGGACCAAGATATAAATCATTTCCGTTTCATAATCACCCGCCTCTTGCATACTACCAATTCCCAAACGATATACCAAATCAACAGTTTCGTTAACTACTGGTATTTGACTAAAGGATACTTCTTTCATGCTAGTTTCAAATTTAGCGTAGGTATCATCTGGGGCAAACCTTGATGGTGCCAGACCAGACAAGGTATCATCACCAGTGTGGTAACCAAAGGCACTAGGGTTTGGCGCCACTGACCATCCGACTGGAGATTCATTGGTCGCCACAAGTGGATTAATATCAGAACCATTGGTCGAAATCAAATTTTGTTTTTGATACACAAAAAGTTGATAACCGCCACCGGCATTTGTCGAAATATTAAAGCGATGTACCCCTACTGCCTCTTCGTTTGGCAAAATAGTACCGAAGTTCATACTATTAGCCGTTGAATTAATATTTGTTACCACGCCCTCCGTACTGGAGCCAGTACTAAAACCTTGAAGCGAATAAGTGAAGGCTCCGGCGCTGGTAACAAGACTAGGATAAATATAACCATCATTATTGACAACTGGCGCATTTCCTTGAATATCATAGGTACGGAAATAATAAGTCGTTGAAATTGGTGCATCATTATTGTTAATTGTAAATTCAAATTCAACTTTTTCATTAGCTAAATGAACATAAGTTGACGTTGAAAGTCCAGACTCATTATGAGTTGCCCCCAAGCTAATACCGGACAAGAGTGGTGTGCTTACTAAATCACCGTCATTATCAACACCATTGCCATATGTCCAAACAGCCGTTGTTGAACTAATTTCACCAACAAAATTAACGTCGGCAGAAAAATCCGAATATGTTGAATATTGCAAACGCATCTTTACATTACTGCCAGTTATTCCCTCGAATTCATGCAGGGCGATACGCAACTTAGCTGAAGCACCATTCACCACATCACTCGGCGTTACGTCCTCACTCGCCATTGTACTAGTCGGCGTTTCGTTCTGTTGGTCATTATACCAACGCCAATTTTCGCTCTTAGCTAAATAACGAATAATCACCACCTGTTCGCCAAAAGAAACGGCCTTGTTGCCAAATTGATCATAGGCCCAAATTCTAAAAACATATTGCTTGTTCGTTTCCAGTCCGGTAACTGTTGTCGTAGTCGCGCCATTAAAATTTTGAACACCTAAATTAGGGTCAGAAGATGAGGCCCACATCATATCAGATTCTGTTACACCAGAGTCGCCTTCTTTATAATAAATTCGATACTCTCTAAAATGTGTGTCTGTTGAGGTGGCGACAGCCAAGGTGACGCTATTACTGGTTTTCTTTGTATAAAACAAATCAGCGGGCACACTTGGATTAACCTGATCAATTACAACGGTTGTTGTTGCTGAAACAACCTGATCTTCATAACCATCATTAGTCGTTAAACGCGCACAATAAGTTGCGTCTACACCAGGCAGATCTTGATCTGAACGCCAATTAAAATTAACAGTATTTGAGCCATACTGTGTAACAATCTTTCTCGTTGAAGTTCCAATCTGATAAATAGCATTGTTGTCAATTAATGGATCCCCAAAATCAGCCGTCGTTTTTTCATCCGCTTCGTCAATGCTTGGGTCCAAAGTTCCGCCAGAAAAATCACAATTAGCGTTAGCCACGTATTCTAATCTTGCTGTATTCAATTCTCGTCCTAAATCATTTATCTCAATAGATGCCGACACAACTCCAGTGCCATCAGTTTTTTGCGCAAATGAATTAAATATTCCTGTTGGTGGTGGTGCTAAAGTTAATTCCGGATATACGCCATAAGTATCTAAAAGACCCCCCTCATCAGTTGCACGGAAGCAATAGGTTTCGCCAGAGACAGCGTTTGCCGTTGCCTGAAAAAGATATTCTACCTCAGTTTTCTCTCCACCATTCAAGGAAATAACCTGAGTGGTATTCGTAGCCTTTTTAATCATTTGTCCAGCCACAAAATTATAACCATCATTCGATAACCATTCAGAGGTTGGATCATTTTCATTAAAATACAAACTGTCCGCAATTCTAAAAGCCTCAGTTGTCTCAATCACGGGTACTGCCTCCCAAGTTGCCACATTCTGACAAGTACCATTCTTAACGCCGTATTCAATGCGATATTGATAATTATCGGCTACCCAATCACCAGAATTTGCCAGAGCCAAACGCACACGAATGCTTTCATTTTTACCAATATAATTGCCAACTGTTGGATCAGTGGTGTCTTCCGCTTCTCGCCAGGTCGCGGTTACAATTGCCGCTGTCGTTGTTGCCATTTCCACGGTCGAACTGGATTTATTACCATATAAATCATAAGCCCAAATATTAAAGACATACTCCGTACTACCTCTTAAGCCCAACAAATAGGTTGTGGTAGCACTATTAAAACTTATATTGCCTAGATTGGAATCATCATAGCTATTAATCTCCGTATCATCTTCGGTTACACCGCTAGCTGCCTTTTTATAATAAATCTTATAGTCACTAAAATTAGTATCGACCGTCGCTGCTCCATAGCCAACCGTCACGCTCACTCCCGTTACTGCCACACTGCTTAATGAACCCGGATTAATTGGCGCCACGTTATCAATTACCAGGGTTGTTGTTGCCAAAATTATCTGATTATCATAATCATCATTTACTGTTAGGCGTAAGCAATAATTACCATTAGCTGTTGGCACATCAAACTTAGTTAACCAATCAAAATTAACAGTGTTTGAGCCTGATGATGTAATAATCTTTCCGGTACTGGTGCCGATTTGATATGTTTGTGCGTTATTAATACCCACAGTCCCATAGTCAGAAGAAATATCTATTTGAGCTTCGCTTAAGGTTGGGTCACCAGGGGAAATAAAATTACAAGTTGTTCCAGTTGCATACTCCAACTTTGCCGTACAAGTATCACCATTAACATCATAAACTTCGATAGAGACATCAACTACGCCGGAACCATTCGTCTTTTGGGCAACAGAGTTAAAGGTTCCTGTCGGTGGTGAGTTTGTGATATAGGTAACCTGATCAGAGGCAGTCTTATTGCCATATTGATCATAGGCATAAATCTTGAAACTATATTGCGTATTATTATTAAGCCCACTCACCGTTGTTGTTGCCGT
Encoded proteins:
- a CDS encoding FAD-dependent oxidoreductase — protein: MKKILAIGCGGAGMFSLIVASQLKKNKFKTTVFSDEADIYCRCSTPYILTGETTVKASVQPESMFTEYGFDIVHEKAISIDVRKKQVTTDVGKAYDYDYLVISTGASPVKLPIPGSDLAGVYTVRTSSDAAGIQAGAKKAQSAVVIGAGVIGMEMAGALRSKGLDVHLVEYAHNISSGLSDQEFAKKIVDNLTTNGIKVLFESEVVEIKETKAKRKKVQINHNGKRVVVEADLVIMATGIKPNLEVIAGTGIKANKFGILVDKKMRTNIKNIYACGDCCVPLSAVTGESKPSSLASSAIQQAKVVGYQMAGYPIAYAGSTGAFAFKILGKDYASVGLTEEEARKKYKFVAIGRASSTDLYRDLKKVQPLEVKLIFAGLTMRLVGYEAFGSGVIPSAEVASFAIGLKLHILKLLKFNYIAHPSLTPWPFMNPIVMAAEDAMGSIMKKIKIFS
- a CDS encoding FAD:protein FMN transferase — translated: MIFFKEIKALGTEIEVYLQDEPKKDFASDFAELEKVIVDFEQSFSRFLDNSEINHLNQSANIFSASDEMIKILLLAKNYYQETEGIFDPTILQSLEDLGYKKSFPFNEPGDANHDQSEINFQKIIINENEKIISKPNNLKIDLGGIGKGFLVDKLVNIIRAKEYKNFWVSAGGDMYLYGLAENNEPHQIGIQNPLDLEKDIIHVQVPEKGLAIATSGIAKRQWIKNGRSYHHLIDPRTGLSTDNNLLAVTIVANTVIEADIFAKTVFILGQEQGLSFINEYNGIEGLLINKGNKIIPSQNMSDYLIKGYK